Proteins from a single region of Aureibacter tunicatorum:
- the rho gene encoding transcription termination factor Rho yields MYNIEELNVKLVSELKEIAEELGVKNYKRLPKKELIYKILDQQAITPESALPSKETKAKPAPAKKASEKPAKNAKANTPAKETKDNNDNTEKKAEAIPTRKRVIPKRENVAKNEGASSAKPRPQKENIEAKAEKVEKTEKIEKGERPERPERAERTRSKAKNTEHLLDMFKDEVENGPKEKASKPAPTRKKNEAAENASDSNASQETPQESAPAPNTNYKKQDHYDKPDRRERVHGKKSNVFATMKEFDGLISNEGALEIMQDGYGFLRSSDYNYLASPDDIYVSPSQIKLFGLKTGDVVQGSIRPPKEGEKYFALLKVEKVNGKTTEEIRDRIPFEFLTPLFPNEKLNLSDKPSNYSTRILDLFAPIGKGQRGMIVAQPKTGKTVLLKEIANAIAKNHPEVYLMILLIDERPEEVTDMARSVNAEVVSSTFDEQADRHVKVSSMVLEKAKRMVECGHDVVILLDSITRLARAYNTVEPSSGKILSGGVDANALHKPKRFFGAARNVEEGGSLTIIATALIETGSKMDEVIFEEFKGTGNMELQLDRKLSNKRVYPAIDVPTSGTRREDLLMDRETLQRVWILRKFMSDMNSQEAMEFLLTKMKGTKDNDEFLMSMNG; encoded by the coding sequence ATGTACAATATCGAGGAACTAAATGTCAAACTCGTTTCTGAATTGAAAGAAATTGCGGAGGAGCTTGGGGTTAAAAATTATAAAAGATTACCCAAAAAAGAGCTTATTTACAAAATATTAGACCAACAAGCTATCACTCCTGAATCTGCCTTGCCAAGCAAAGAGACTAAAGCCAAGCCAGCACCAGCAAAGAAAGCATCAGAAAAGCCCGCCAAAAACGCCAAAGCCAACACTCCGGCGAAAGAAACGAAAGACAACAACGATAATACCGAGAAAAAAGCCGAAGCTATCCCTACAAGAAAAAGAGTTATTCCAAAAAGGGAAAACGTAGCTAAAAACGAAGGCGCTTCTTCAGCAAAGCCAAGGCCACAGAAGGAAAACATCGAAGCTAAAGCTGAAAAAGTAGAAAAAACTGAAAAAATTGAAAAAGGCGAAAGGCCTGAAAGACCTGAAAGAGCGGAGAGAACTCGCAGCAAAGCAAAAAACACAGAGCATTTGCTTGACATGTTCAAAGATGAAGTAGAAAACGGTCCAAAAGAAAAGGCTTCCAAGCCTGCTCCAACTCGCAAAAAAAATGAAGCTGCAGAAAATGCTTCAGATAGCAACGCAAGCCAAGAAACTCCTCAAGAATCCGCTCCAGCGCCCAACACAAATTATAAAAAGCAAGATCATTACGACAAGCCTGATAGAAGAGAAAGAGTTCATGGCAAGAAGTCGAATGTTTTCGCTACTATGAAAGAATTCGACGGGCTAATTTCCAATGAAGGTGCTTTGGAAATCATGCAGGATGGATATGGATTCTTAAGATCTTCAGACTATAATTACCTTGCGAGTCCTGATGATATATACGTTAGCCCATCACAAATCAAACTATTTGGCCTAAAAACAGGAGATGTTGTACAAGGGTCTATAAGACCGCCTAAAGAAGGAGAAAAATATTTCGCGCTTCTTAAAGTGGAAAAAGTCAACGGAAAAACAACCGAAGAGATTCGAGATAGAATTCCTTTCGAGTTTTTGACTCCTTTGTTTCCAAATGAAAAACTTAACCTTTCCGACAAGCCAAGCAATTATTCAACAAGAATACTCGACTTGTTCGCTCCGATCGGTAAAGGACAAAGAGGTATGATCGTGGCACAGCCAAAAACTGGTAAAACGGTCCTTCTTAAAGAAATCGCCAACGCAATTGCTAAAAACCACCCGGAAGTTTATCTAATGATCTTGTTGATCGATGAGCGTCCTGAGGAGGTTACAGATATGGCAAGAAGCGTTAATGCCGAGGTTGTTTCCTCAACATTTGACGAGCAAGCAGACAGGCATGTGAAAGTATCCAGCATGGTGCTTGAGAAAGCCAAAAGAATGGTTGAGTGCGGACATGATGTTGTAATTCTTCTTGATTCGATCACAAGACTAGCGAGAGCTTACAATACTGTTGAGCCTTCGTCTGGAAAGATATTATCAGGTGGTGTTGACGCAAACGCGCTTCATAAGCCAAAAAGATTCTTCGGAGCTGCTAGAAATGTTGAAGAAGGCGGATCTCTTACGATCATCGCTACAGCATTGATCGAGACTGGCTCTAAAATGGATGAAGTAATCTTTGAAGAATTCAAAGGTACTGGTAACATGGAACTTCAACTTGATAGAAAACTATCGAACAAGCGTGTTTATCCGGCTATCGACGTTCCTACGTCAGGCACTCGTCGAGAGGATCTGCTTATGGACAGAGAGACGCTTCAGAGAGTATGGATCTTGAGAAAATTCATGTCGGATATGAACTCCCAAGAAGCAATGGAGTTCCTATTAACAAAAATGAAAGGAACAAAAGACAACGACGAGTTCCTTATGTCTATGAATGGATAG
- a CDS encoding gliding motility lipoprotein GldB has protein sequence MTNSKYTLNTKLFLWLALCIITLQSCDKGSPCENKPDLSNIDIKLNFIALEDQMMKLSDSSQVDSFAKQHPIIAQEFLNRAEYNSTNDFNVGVSELFSNPHIDTLHQEAKQYVTDVIDLKSELEEAFKMIKYNYPQFEAPTVKTVVSGLGKDLFISDSLIVIGLDYYIGENAKYKPIGLPKYVLKRFQREYIVPSIVLLISNKFNASNLNDKTLLAEMIYYGKSYQFAKEILPCTPDSVILGYTAQDIQGAEENQHIIWANIIENEMLYSTSHVDKGRFINERPKTLEIGPKCPGRIGHFIGWKIIQNYTNESPESLSKMMEHMDAPSMFKKSKYKPS, from the coding sequence ATGACAAATAGCAAATACACACTAAATACTAAACTGTTTCTTTGGCTTGCCTTATGCATTATCACACTTCAATCATGCGACAAGGGTTCTCCATGTGAAAACAAACCTGACTTATCCAACATTGACATAAAATTGAACTTCATAGCATTGGAAGATCAAATGATGAAACTAAGTGATTCATCTCAAGTCGATAGTTTTGCAAAACAACATCCGATTATCGCTCAAGAATTCTTGAACAGAGCCGAATACAACTCGACAAATGATTTCAACGTGGGCGTTTCCGAGCTTTTCAGCAATCCGCACATTGACACGCTTCATCAAGAAGCTAAACAATATGTTACCGATGTTATAGATTTAAAGTCTGAGCTTGAAGAAGCTTTTAAAATGATCAAATACAATTATCCTCAATTTGAGGCTCCGACGGTTAAAACTGTTGTGTCAGGCCTAGGAAAGGACTTGTTCATTTCCGACTCATTGATAGTCATCGGATTGGATTATTATATTGGAGAAAATGCGAAATACAAACCTATTGGTTTGCCTAAATACGTATTAAAGCGTTTTCAGAGGGAATATATCGTGCCTAGTATCGTTTTGCTTATTTCCAACAAATTTAACGCATCTAACCTTAATGACAAGACTCTGTTAGCCGAGATGATCTATTATGGGAAGTCGTACCAATTCGCCAAAGAGATACTTCCATGCACTCCTGACTCTGTTATATTAGGTTATACTGCTCAAGATATACAAGGAGCTGAAGAAAATCAACACATTATCTGGGCTAATATTATCGAAAATGAAATGCTGTATTCAACCAGCCATGTGGATAAAGGCCGATTTATCAATGAACGTCCAAAAACACTGGAAATTGGCCCTAAATGCCCGGGAAGAATTGGCCATTTCATTGGTTGGAAAATCATTCAGAATTACACCAATGAATCACCAGAGTCGCTAAGCAAAATGATGGAGCATATGGACGCGCCGAGCATGTTCAAGAAGTCTAAATACAAGCCTAGTTAA
- the serS gene encoding serine--tRNA ligase, with the protein MLLIADIQERKQEIIDGLKVKRFDNAEEAIEKLLKLDEQRKNAKTRLDKALGESKSVAKQIGQLMQQGKKEEAEEAKSKTADLKNECKALNEELSQVENELRDLLYTIPNYPSALVKEGNSDEDNELISEHGDIPQLPEGSKAHWDLIKEYDIIDFELGNKITGAGFPVYKGQGARLQRALINFFLDEAVKSGYSEVAPPVMVNEASGLGTGQLPDKEGQMYKITDQDLYMIPTAEVPIMNLYRDVIIPEEKLPVKHAGYTPCFRKEAGSWGADVRGLNRLHQFDKVELIEIIKPEESEKAHENMCNHVVGLLKKLELPFRILRLCGGDLGFTAHITYDYEVFSAGQKKWLECSSVSNVLNYQTNRLKCRYKKDKKTVLLHSLNGSGLALPRIMAAIIENNQTAEGIKIPEVLVPYTGFEYITK; encoded by the coding sequence ATGCTACTGATCGCTGATATTCAAGAACGCAAGCAGGAAATTATCGATGGTTTGAAGGTCAAGAGATTTGACAATGCCGAAGAGGCTATTGAAAAATTGTTGAAGCTTGATGAGCAACGCAAAAACGCTAAAACTCGCCTTGACAAGGCTTTGGGAGAGTCAAAGTCCGTGGCTAAGCAAATTGGCCAATTGATGCAGCAAGGAAAAAAAGAGGAAGCTGAGGAAGCTAAATCAAAGACCGCAGACTTGAAGAATGAATGCAAGGCTTTGAATGAGGAGTTGAGCCAAGTGGAGAATGAGTTGAGAGACCTTCTTTATACTATTCCAAACTATCCAAGCGCGCTTGTAAAAGAAGGAAATAGCGATGAAGATAATGAATTGATAAGCGAGCACGGCGATATACCTCAATTGCCAGAAGGATCTAAAGCTCATTGGGATTTGATAAAAGAATATGATATCATAGATTTCGAGCTTGGAAATAAGATTACCGGAGCAGGTTTTCCTGTTTATAAAGGTCAAGGAGCTAGATTGCAAAGAGCGTTGATAAACTTCTTTTTGGATGAAGCGGTGAAGTCTGGTTATAGTGAGGTTGCTCCTCCTGTAATGGTCAATGAAGCTTCAGGATTGGGGACTGGACAGCTTCCTGACAAGGAAGGACAAATGTATAAAATCACAGACCAAGATTTGTACATGATTCCTACTGCCGAAGTTCCGATCATGAACTTGTATAGAGACGTTATCATTCCTGAGGAAAAATTGCCGGTTAAGCATGCGGGCTATACGCCATGCTTTAGAAAAGAAGCTGGATCTTGGGGAGCTGATGTGAGAGGCTTGAATAGACTGCATCAGTTTGACAAGGTGGAGCTGATCGAAATCATCAAGCCTGAAGAATCTGAAAAAGCTCATGAGAACATGTGCAATCATGTGGTAGGTTTATTGAAAAAACTTGAATTGCCTTTTAGAATTTTGAGGCTTTGTGGCGGAGATTTAGGTTTCACTGCGCATATCACATATGATTATGAGGTATTCTCCGCAGGACAGAAAAAATGGTTGGAGTGTAGCTCTGTAAGCAATGTCTTGAATTACCAAACGAATCGATTGAAATGTAGATACAAGAAGGATAAAAAGACAGTATTGCTTCATTCATTGAATGGCAGTGGCTTGGCTTTGCCGAGAATTATGGCGGCGATTATTGAAAATAATCAAACGGCTGAAGGCATAAAGATTCCTGAAGTCTTAGTGCCATATACTGGCTTTGAGTATATCACTAAGTAA
- a CDS encoding heavy metal translocating P-type ATPase has translation MGKDQSETLEKVNCYHCGSECAEEHIFFDDKDFCCQGCQTVYDILRQNDMCDYYDLESSPGTTLSNTDFKDKFAYLDNDQIQEKLLDFNSPNISRVTLYIPVIHCSSCIWLLENIYKFRDGISQSRVNFVKKQVTIQFDPSVITLREVVEALASIGYEPYISLEEEKKEKRKSGNTHLYLKIGVAAFCFGNIMLLSFPEYLGFEEMFSEFQRFFSYLNIVLSLPVMFYCSLDYFTSAWNGLKEKFVNIDVPIALGIIVLFFRSLYEVLAETGPGYFDSLAGLLFFLLVGRWFQSISYDSLSFERDYKSYFPLAINRVRDGVTEAVPVNQLEVNDEIIVRNQEIIPADSVLLSDKANIDYSFVTGESEPVEKVCKDYIYAGGRQVGESVRLLVQKPVSQSYLTQLWNNEIFEKEKVSSKDQMINVISKYFTFIVLFIAFASAAYWYFVDKSHMLNAFTAVLIIACPCALTLATPFTLGSVLRVFGRNKLYVKNASLVEHMAKISHMVFDKTGTLTHADQNQVSYSGEHLQESIKLNIASIVAHSTHPLSRHVFDYLSIDRSDLLKLDYYEEIEGKGIVASVGGLTYKIGSLKFASSDKVEENLERSSVHISGNDNYLGRFDIANEYRNGLDKLISRLTRRFSLSLLSGDKASEKAALEKIFPSGTNILFNQSPHDKLSYIKDLQSQGNKVMMLGDGLNDAGALKQSDIGIAVTDDIGSFTPASDAILDAKELSKLHSFLKFALYAQKVIIACFILSFLYNITGLSLAVTGNLQPVYAAILMPLSSISVVALATISVNIKAKLQKLL, from the coding sequence ATGGGTAAAGATCAAAGCGAAACTTTAGAAAAAGTAAATTGCTACCACTGCGGAAGCGAATGCGCAGAAGAACACATTTTTTTTGATGATAAGGATTTTTGCTGCCAAGGTTGTCAGACGGTCTACGATATCTTAAGGCAAAATGACATGTGCGATTATTATGACTTGGAGTCCAGTCCGGGAACTACGCTTTCCAATACTGACTTCAAGGATAAATTCGCCTATCTGGATAATGATCAAATTCAAGAAAAGCTCTTGGATTTCAATTCTCCGAATATTTCCAGAGTAACTCTATACATACCTGTCATACATTGTAGCTCTTGTATTTGGTTGCTTGAGAACATTTATAAGTTTAGGGATGGAATTAGCCAAAGCAGGGTTAATTTCGTCAAAAAACAAGTAACTATCCAGTTTGACCCATCGGTTATTACTCTGAGAGAAGTCGTGGAAGCGTTGGCTTCGATAGGCTATGAACCTTATATTAGTTTAGAAGAAGAGAAAAAGGAAAAGAGAAAAAGCGGGAATACTCATTTATACCTTAAGATTGGAGTTGCTGCTTTTTGTTTTGGCAATATAATGTTGCTGAGTTTTCCTGAGTATCTGGGGTTTGAAGAGATGTTTTCGGAGTTTCAACGTTTTTTCTCATATCTGAATATTGTGCTTTCCCTCCCTGTAATGTTTTATTGCAGCTTGGATTATTTTACATCAGCATGGAATGGCCTCAAGGAAAAGTTCGTGAACATAGACGTGCCAATTGCTTTGGGAATTATTGTCTTATTCTTTCGAAGCTTGTATGAAGTTCTCGCCGAGACAGGGCCTGGGTATTTTGACTCCTTGGCTGGTTTGCTATTCTTTTTGTTAGTAGGAAGGTGGTTTCAAAGCATATCGTATGATAGCTTGTCATTTGAAAGGGATTATAAATCTTATTTTCCATTGGCGATTAACAGAGTTAGAGATGGCGTAACAGAAGCTGTTCCTGTTAACCAGTTGGAGGTCAATGACGAGATTATTGTTCGTAATCAAGAAATAATACCAGCAGACAGTGTGTTGTTGAGTGATAAAGCCAATATCGATTATAGCTTTGTGACTGGAGAGTCCGAACCGGTTGAGAAGGTATGCAAAGACTATATATATGCGGGTGGAAGGCAAGTTGGCGAAAGCGTTCGTTTATTGGTGCAAAAGCCAGTTTCTCAAAGTTATCTGACTCAATTATGGAACAATGAAATATTTGAGAAAGAGAAAGTTTCTTCAAAGGATCAGATGATCAATGTGATTAGCAAGTATTTCACATTTATCGTTTTGTTTATAGCTTTTGCTTCGGCAGCTTATTGGTATTTTGTGGATAAATCGCATATGCTTAATGCTTTTACTGCTGTATTAATAATTGCATGCCCTTGCGCCTTGACGCTGGCCACTCCTTTCACTTTAGGCAGTGTGTTGAGAGTGTTTGGAAGGAATAAGCTCTATGTTAAAAATGCCAGTTTGGTTGAGCATATGGCCAAAATCAGCCATATGGTATTTGATAAGACTGGAACCTTGACTCATGCTGATCAAAATCAAGTAAGCTATTCCGGGGAGCATTTGCAAGAGTCTATAAAATTGAACATTGCAAGTATCGTTGCGCATTCAACACATCCGCTTAGCAGGCATGTATTTGATTACCTTAGCATAGATCGCTCTGACTTGTTAAAGCTGGATTATTACGAAGAAATAGAGGGTAAAGGAATAGTGGCTTCAGTTGGTGGTTTGACTTACAAAATCGGTAGTTTGAAGTTTGCTTCTTCAGATAAAGTGGAAGAAAACCTAGAGCGATCCTCAGTGCATATTTCCGGGAATGACAATTATTTGGGTAGATTTGATATAGCTAATGAATATCGAAATGGTCTTGATAAATTGATATCCAGATTAACAAGACGCTTTTCATTGTCATTGCTTTCAGGCGATAAGGCTTCTGAAAAAGCTGCTTTGGAAAAGATATTTCCCTCAGGGACAAATATCCTGTTTAATCAAAGCCCTCACGATAAGCTTTCTTATATTAAAGATTTACAATCTCAAGGCAACAAGGTGATGATGCTGGGAGATGGCCTTAATGATGCAGGGGCTTTAAAACAAAGCGATATAGGCATTGCAGTGACGGATGATATAGGGTCGTTTACTCCCGCCAGCGATGCAATATTGGATGCTAAAGAACTTTCTAAGCTTCATAGTTTTCTAAAGTTCGCATTGTATGCTCAGAAAGTAATAATAGCTTGCTTTATCTTATCGTTTTTATATAATATTACGGGCTTGTCTTTGGCTGTGACAGGAAATTTACAACCTGTATATGCGGCTATATTGATGCCTTTGAGTAGTATTTCCGTAGTGGCTTTGGCGACTATTTCAGTGAATATTAAAGCTAAACTTCAAAAGTTGTTGTAG
- a CDS encoding prolyl oligopeptidase family serine peptidase has translation MKKYFLLFCLPALFLSCENKQNTNDKFPPIEVKYPVTSKVDSVDVYHGVEVKDPYRWLEDDRSTETEAWVKEENKVTEGYLSKIPFRDQVKKRLTEIWNYPKFSSPFKGGDKYYYFKNDGLQNQSVLYQQSSLEGEPSVFLDPNKLSSDGTIALMNISFSKDGKLAAYAVAKSGSDWNDIYIMDAESKQLLPDSINWAKFTGIAWQGEGFYYSRYDKPEGSAYSSKNEFHKVYYHKIGDPQDKDELIYEDADHPLRNFYASTTEDEEFLIVTASEGTSGNALFIKPRMTGEFVSVVDNFKNDHNVVGNLNEEEILMITNLDAPNNKLVRVNLKKPEESNWVEVIPNTDELLSSVTMAGGKLIVKYISDAKSKVQQFDYDGTKVADVQLPDLGTASGFYGKKDDNEVFYKFTSFTFPSNIYKYDIKENTSSLFRASEVDFDASKYETKQVFYESKDGTKVPMFIVHKKGLKLDGTNPTYLYAYGGFDISLLPRFSAATIVWLENGGIYAQPNIRGGGEYGQAWHEAGMKHNKQNVFDDFIAAGEYLIDQKYTSSERLAIAGGSNGGLLVGACMTQRPELFKVAFPAVGVLDMLRYHKFTIGWAWAVEYGSSDEEEHFQNLFKYSPLHNIKNTSYPATMVITADHDDRVVPAHSFKFAATLQEKNQGSNPVLIRIETKAGHGAGKPTSKIIEEKADVYSFAWYNMMFEPKLQK, from the coding sequence ATGAAAAAATATTTTTTACTATTCTGTCTGCCGGCTTTATTCTTAAGCTGTGAAAACAAGCAAAACACAAATGATAAATTTCCCCCTATCGAAGTGAAGTACCCTGTAACTAGCAAAGTTGATTCCGTGGATGTGTATCATGGAGTTGAAGTTAAAGATCCCTATCGATGGTTAGAGGACGATCGTTCCACAGAAACCGAAGCATGGGTAAAAGAGGAAAATAAGGTGACTGAAGGATATTTGTCGAAAATTCCTTTTAGAGACCAAGTCAAGAAGAGATTAACTGAAATATGGAATTATCCTAAGTTTTCTAGTCCTTTTAAAGGAGGGGACAAGTATTATTATTTTAAAAATGACGGACTGCAAAATCAAAGTGTTTTATATCAACAGTCTTCACTGGAAGGCGAGCCGTCAGTGTTTTTAGATCCTAATAAATTGTCTTCTGATGGAACGATTGCGTTAATGAATATCTCTTTTTCCAAGGATGGCAAATTAGCGGCTTACGCAGTTGCAAAATCTGGATCAGATTGGAATGATATTTACATAATGGATGCGGAAAGCAAGCAATTGTTGCCGGATAGCATCAATTGGGCGAAGTTCACAGGGATTGCTTGGCAAGGAGAAGGATTCTATTACAGCAGATATGACAAGCCGGAAGGAAGCGCTTATTCTTCTAAAAACGAATTTCATAAAGTGTATTATCATAAAATAGGCGATCCTCAAGACAAGGATGAGCTAATATATGAAGACGCTGATCATCCATTGAGAAATTTTTATGCTTCGACAACTGAAGATGAGGAGTTCTTGATAGTAACAGCAAGCGAAGGGACAAGCGGCAATGCGCTTTTTATCAAGCCTCGCATGACTGGAGAGTTTGTATCTGTGGTTGACAATTTTAAGAATGATCATAATGTGGTTGGCAATCTTAATGAAGAAGAGATATTGATGATTACCAATTTGGACGCTCCTAACAATAAGTTGGTAAGAGTAAACCTGAAAAAACCTGAAGAGTCAAATTGGGTAGAAGTTATTCCTAATACTGATGAGTTGCTATCTTCAGTGACCATGGCGGGAGGAAAGTTAATAGTCAAGTATATTAGCGATGCAAAGTCTAAAGTTCAACAGTTTGATTATGATGGAACAAAAGTAGCTGATGTGCAATTGCCGGATCTTGGTACAGCTAGTGGTTTTTATGGGAAAAAAGATGACAATGAGGTGTTTTATAAATTCACTTCTTTTACTTTCCCTTCCAATATTTATAAATACGATATCAAGGAAAATACATCTAGCTTATTCAGAGCGTCTGAAGTTGATTTTGATGCTTCTAAATACGAAACCAAGCAGGTGTTTTATGAGAGCAAAGACGGAACAAAAGTTCCAATGTTTATAGTGCATAAGAAAGGCTTGAAACTTGATGGGACAAATCCGACATACTTATATGCATATGGTGGGTTTGATATTAGCTTGTTGCCAAGATTTAGCGCGGCGACTATCGTGTGGCTTGAAAATGGAGGAATATACGCTCAGCCAAATATACGAGGAGGAGGAGAATATGGTCAAGCTTGGCATGAGGCGGGAATGAAACATAACAAGCAAAATGTTTTTGACGATTTCATCGCCGCAGGCGAGTATTTGATTGACCAAAAATATACAAGCTCTGAAAGACTGGCTATTGCCGGAGGATCGAATGGAGGCTTGCTTGTGGGAGCTTGCATGACTCAAAGGCCTGAATTGTTCAAGGTGGCGTTTCCTGCCGTGGGCGTTTTGGATATGTTGAGATATCATAAGTTTACCATTGGATGGGCTTGGGCTGTAGAATATGGGTCTAGCGATGAAGAGGAGCATTTCCAGAATTTGTTCAAATATTCGCCTTTGCATAATATTAAGAATACTAGCTATCCTGCGACTATGGTTATAACTGCCGATCATGATGATAGAGTTGTTCCGGCTCATTCGTTCAAATTCGCGGCGACATTGCAAGAAAAGAATCAGGGAAGCAATCCAGTTTTGATTAGAATTGAAACTAAAGCTGGGCATGGGGCTGGCAAACCTACTTCCAAAATCATAGAAGAAAAAGCGGATGTGTATTCATTTGCTTGGTATAATATGATGTTTGAGCCTAAGCTTCAAAAGTGA
- the ccoS gene encoding cbb3-type cytochrome oxidase assembly protein CcoS, giving the protein MSVIFILIIFSVTVAIGFLIAFFWAVRSGQYEDTYSPSVRILFDDKVKKSAKKDQIEEKLEKKKS; this is encoded by the coding sequence ATGTCGGTTATATTTATCTTAATTATCTTTAGTGTTACCGTTGCTATTGGTTTTCTAATCGCTTTCTTTTGGGCGGTAAGGTCAGGCCAGTATGAGGATACTTATTCTCCGTCGGTGAGAATATTATTCGACGATAAGGTTAAAAAAAGCGCTAAAAAGGATCAAATTGAGGAAAAATTGGAAAAAAAGAAATCTTAA
- a CDS encoding HAMP domain-containing sensor histidine kinase, whose amino-acid sequence MVKKLLLIFLFGFHLTNVVLAQETAQSKEVSLDTVDIDKYKLDSMYQAYKLIKQKHEIEMLKKNEELQSHIIVKKSYQVTLLGISIVFLMLMIFFFIKQSRKKELNNKILDQKNKLLETQRKILEEKQYYLDQKNAELQSVNDALKEKSEEKSAIVRVVAHDLKSPLGNIMGLVDLIALNSSIDEESKGYVDLIKKIIEDTDDLIQKMLDISAIESGRANFERKEFDLNELVESAVEQFQQSANQKRITLKVFRSNEGLDGRIHSDPSYIRQVINNLISNAIKFSPFDTQVCVCLDRHDSSFTVSVKDEGPGISEEEQKQLFKKFTKLSNQPTNQEKSTGLGLSIVKAILEKLDGEIEVESIVGKGSSFTIKLPL is encoded by the coding sequence ATGGTGAAAAAGCTACTATTGATTTTCCTTTTTGGTTTTCATTTGACGAATGTCGTGCTCGCTCAAGAAACTGCTCAATCCAAGGAAGTTTCATTGGATACAGTGGATATTGACAAGTATAAGCTTGATTCGATGTATCAAGCGTATAAACTGATAAAACAAAAGCACGAAATAGAGATGCTCAAGAAAAATGAAGAGCTTCAAAGTCATATCATCGTAAAGAAAAGCTATCAAGTGACATTGCTGGGTATTAGCATTGTCTTTTTGATGCTCATGATATTTTTCTTTATCAAGCAGTCCCGCAAAAAAGAGCTGAATAATAAAATTCTAGATCAAAAGAACAAGTTGCTTGAAACTCAGAGAAAAATTCTTGAAGAAAAGCAATATTATCTCGACCAGAAGAATGCGGAGCTTCAGAGTGTTAATGATGCATTGAAAGAGAAAAGCGAAGAAAAGTCCGCGATAGTTAGAGTAGTAGCTCACGATCTTAAATCTCCACTTGGGAATATCATGGGATTGGTTGATTTAATTGCTTTGAACTCATCTATTGATGAAGAGTCTAAGGGCTATGTCGATCTGATTAAAAAAATCATAGAAGACACGGATGATTTGATTCAAAAGATGTTGGATATTAGCGCTATCGAATCAGGAAGGGCCAATTTCGAACGCAAAGAGTTTGATTTGAATGAGTTGGTAGAAAGCGCTGTAGAGCAATTTCAGCAAAGCGCCAATCAGAAAAGAATAACATTGAAGGTTTTTAGGTCGAATGAGGGGCTTGATGGCCGCATACATTCGGATCCTTCCTACATTAGGCAAGTGATTAATAATCTTATTTCCAATGCGATAAAGTTTTCGCCATTTGACACGCAGGTGTGCGTGTGTTTGGATAGGCATGATTCAAGCTTTACCGTAAGTGTCAAGGATGAAGGCCCCGGAATTTCTGAAGAAGAGCAGAAGCAGTTGTTCAAAAAGTTTACGAAATTGTCAAATCAACCAACGAATCAAGAAAAAAGCACAGGACTTGGATTGTCTATTGTAAAAGCTATACTTGAGAAACTTGATGGTGAAATTGAAGTAGAAAGCATAGTGGGTAAGGGAAGCAGCTTTACGATCAAGCTGCCTCTTTGA